A region from the Prevotella melaninogenica genome encodes:
- a CDS encoding helix-turn-helix domain-containing protein: MESPTNRIKEVLIEKGIKQTWLAEKLGKSFTIVNSYVCNRRQPSLELLFQIAEILQVNPKDLIVFVDKELSKEQLK; encoded by the coding sequence ATGGAAAGTCCAACTAATAGAATTAAAGAGGTGCTTATCGAGAAAGGGATTAAGCAAACATGGCTTGCTGAAAAGCTCGGCAAGAGTTTTACTATTGTCAACTCATATGTTTGCAATCGTCGACAGCCAAGCCTAGAATTGCTATTTCAGATAGCAGAGATTTTGCAGGTTAATCCAAAGGATTTAATAGTGTTTGTAGATAAGGAATTGAGTAAAGAGCAACTTAAATGA
- the tnpB gene encoding IS66 family insertion sequence element accessory protein TnpB (TnpB, as the term is used for proteins encoded by IS66 family insertion elements, is considered an accessory protein, since TnpC, encoded by a neighboring gene, is a DDE family transposase.): MFALNETNVYRVCCSPVDMRQGMLRLCQFVRGNDFNPSDGCVYVFYNRSRNRIKLLHWERCGFVVYHKQMAQGCLSGKIMQQTKGFYELRWDELVLYIEGINPHCYRRKRYNKP; encoded by the coding sequence ATGTTTGCACTGAATGAAACAAATGTTTATCGGGTTTGTTGTTCTCCTGTGGATATGCGCCAGGGGATGCTTCGATTATGTCAATTCGTCCGTGGTAATGATTTTAACCCATCTGATGGTTGTGTTTATGTGTTCTATAATCGTTCTCGCAATCGTATCAAGCTGCTTCATTGGGAACGATGTGGTTTTGTCGTATACCACAAGCAGATGGCACAGGGTTGTTTAAGTGGTAAAATCATGCAGCAAACCAAGGGATTTTATGAACTTCGATGGGATGAATTGGTCCTTTATATAGAAGGTATAAATCCTCATTGTTATCGAAGGAAACGTTACAATAAACCTTAG
- the tnpC gene encoding IS66 family transposase has protein sequence MNTSNNKTASNYHFLTREDFINLLEQKDMELKSKDVELKSKNVELKQKDAEIKVKDVEIKQKDAELKQKDAELARKSQRILELERMVFGRRSEKRLPESPNGWAGSFFDKDWAKEGKQLSGEIPTIIKEVEKQAKQRREASCNARSTRKGKPYASYVPNDIERVVTEIYPDGYDENRMVIIGHDKTEHLCLRPSSFYVKVEDRIVCRLKDAKPTDAKIDILEAPLQKQAVDCFADASLLAEIITGKFVYHLPEYRQSTRWKEYGINIPTSTINSWVHSTANALYPLYKLQAKLILQSPYLQVDETSVQVADRKGKTRKGYLWGVRDALHCRGVFFHWKEGSRSGAVPDELFKGYHGAIQSDGYEAYSRFENVQGIELLGCMAHVRRKFEHLSTNDKNAAHIVKMIAVLYELEANLKHSNASYEEIQAERKSKAYPILKALEAYMKEVHKEYLPGEAMEKALRYAFAVWIRISRYVQDGRFNIDNNLMEQAIRPITLGRKNYLFCGNNEGAENNAIFYTFMACCREAKIEPNVWLRQVLAKPLLDMEDEELIKLLPINYK, from the coding sequence ATGAATACATCCAACAATAAGACTGCGTCTAACTATCATTTTTTAACTCGAGAAGATTTTATAAATCTCCTTGAGCAGAAAGACATGGAGCTTAAAAGTAAGGATGTAGAACTTAAGAGCAAGAATGTTGAACTTAAGCAAAAGGACGCAGAGATCAAGGTTAAGGATGTTGAGATTAAGCAAAAGGATGCAGAACTTAAGCAAAAGGATGCAGAGTTAGCAAGAAAATCTCAACGTATTCTTGAACTTGAGCGTATGGTATTCGGTAGACGTAGCGAAAAGCGTTTACCTGAGAGTCCCAACGGCTGGGCAGGTTCGTTCTTTGATAAAGATTGGGCAAAAGAAGGTAAACAACTTTCGGGGGAAATACCAACTATCATCAAGGAAGTAGAGAAGCAAGCTAAGCAGCGCAGGGAAGCAAGCTGTAACGCTCGTTCTACGAGAAAAGGCAAGCCATATGCCTCTTATGTTCCTAATGATATAGAGCGTGTGGTTACTGAGATTTATCCAGACGGTTATGATGAAAACCGTATGGTTATCATCGGTCACGATAAGACAGAACACTTGTGCTTACGTCCCTCAAGCTTTTATGTTAAGGTTGAAGACCGCATCGTCTGCCGTTTGAAAGATGCAAAACCCACGGATGCAAAGATTGACATACTGGAAGCTCCTTTACAGAAGCAAGCTGTGGATTGTTTTGCCGATGCCTCTCTGCTGGCTGAGATTATCACAGGAAAGTTTGTCTATCATTTGCCAGAGTATAGACAAAGCACCAGATGGAAAGAGTATGGCATCAACATCCCAACCTCTACCATAAACAGCTGGGTTCACAGCACAGCTAACGCTTTATATCCTCTATATAAACTCCAAGCAAAGTTGATTTTACAGAGTCCCTACTTGCAAGTTGATGAGACAAGCGTACAAGTTGCCGACCGTAAGGGTAAGACTCGCAAGGGTTATCTGTGGGGAGTAAGAGATGCGCTGCACTGCCGAGGGGTCTTCTTTCATTGGAAGGAAGGTTCACGATCGGGAGCCGTACCCGACGAACTCTTCAAAGGCTATCATGGTGCTATACAATCCGATGGGTATGAAGCTTACAGCAGATTTGAAAACGTTCAAGGCATAGAGCTCTTGGGATGTATGGCACATGTCCGGCGAAAGTTCGAGCATTTATCGACAAATGATAAGAATGCCGCCCATATCGTTAAGATGATCGCTGTACTCTACGAGTTAGAAGCAAACTTAAAACACAGTAACGCCAGCTACGAAGAGATTCAGGCTGAAAGAAAATCCAAAGCATATCCTATATTAAAGGCTCTTGAAGCATATATGAAGGAGGTACACAAGGAGTATCTCCCTGGCGAAGCTATGGAGAAAGCTCTGCGTTATGCTTTCGCCGTATGGATACGCATCAGCCGATACGTACAAGATGGGCGTTTCAATATAGACAACAATCTTATGGAGCAAGCCATCAGACCCATTACATTGGGAAGGAAAAACTATCTGTTCTGTGGCAACAACGAAGGAGCCGAAAACAATGCCATCTTCTATACGTTCATGGCATGTTGTAGGGAAGCAAAGATAGAACCTAATGTGTGGTTAAGGCAGGTATTAGCAAAACCCTTGCTGGACATGGAGGATGAGGAATTGATTAAACTGCTACCCATAAACTATAAATAG
- a CDS encoding ion transporter, which yields MNRQKIANIIDRKSRSDWMCTAYDWFMVLTILVSLLPLMFMESHKVFWFTEIASTLVFIIDYLLRWGTADLRSNNHKIAFLTYPFSFMAIIDLLSILPAVTLLNPAFKLFRFTRLLRLTRVLKMFGISSKVRLFMSILYKERQVLSSVLVLALLYIFVTALILFNVEPHINPYTGQPTFRSFFDALYWATVTLTTVGYGDMCPVTDVGRFVSMLSSLFGIAVIALPSGVITACYLDELRKGRGRHSEV from the coding sequence ATGAATAGACAGAAGATAGCAAACATAATAGACAGGAAGTCACGTTCTGACTGGATGTGTACGGCTTATGACTGGTTCATGGTTCTGACCATTCTCGTAAGCCTTCTCCCGTTGATGTTCATGGAGTCGCACAAAGTGTTTTGGTTTACGGAAATAGCTTCAACGCTTGTGTTCATCATTGATTACCTGCTTCGCTGGGGTACGGCTGATTTGAGAAGCAACAATCATAAGATAGCGTTTCTCACCTATCCGTTTTCTTTTATGGCAATCATTGACCTACTGTCTATCCTGCCTGCCGTTACGCTACTTAATCCTGCATTCAAGCTCTTCCGTTTCACACGCCTATTGAGGCTGACAAGAGTCTTGAAGATGTTTGGAATATCAAGCAAGGTGCGGTTGTTCATGTCCATTCTCTATAAGGAGCGTCAGGTCCTGTCTTCTGTCTTGGTCTTGGCTCTGCTCTATATCTTCGTGACGGCACTCATACTGTTCAATGTCGAACCCCACATAAACCCATATACAGGTCAGCCTACCTTCCGTTCTTTCTTTGATGCCTTGTATTGGGCAACCGTGACACTTACCACGGTAGGTTATGGCGATATGTGTCCTGTCACCGATGTCGGTCGTTTCGTAAGTATGCTTTCGTCTCTGTTCGGTATAGCCGTTATTGCGCTGCCTTCTGGCGTTATAACCGCCTGTTATCTCGATGAATTGCGAAAGGGGAGGGGCAGGCATTCAGAAGTATAA
- a CDS encoding relaxase/mobilization nuclease domain-containing protein, which translates to MIAKIIKGSGFKGVINYILDLKKGTELIDSSGVRTDCISHIAQSFIDQTELNPRVSKVVGHISLSFSAQDSSKLSNEWMGQIAREYMEKMGIKDTQYIIRRHFDKEHPHVHIAFNRIDNNGKTISDRNDRFKSEKICKELTAKHGLYFADGKEKVKEHRLKEPDKTKYEIYQALKAEIARCRDWKALLAHLKKQDIGVRFKYKGNSQEVQGIIFEKNGYHFNGSKVDRNFSYSKIDFALQQNNREHEQQTQGMINLISNVASVTSEITNNLIEGGLDLFQTHGTVPAEVYNTLDKKKKKKKRKIHL; encoded by the coding sequence ATGATTGCAAAGATAATAAAAGGTTCGGGCTTCAAGGGTGTCATCAATTACATCCTTGACCTGAAGAAAGGAACGGAACTCATAGATAGTTCGGGTGTGAGAACAGATTGTATTAGTCATATTGCCCAAAGTTTCATCGACCAGACAGAACTGAATCCACGAGTAAGCAAGGTTGTGGGGCATATCTCCCTGAGTTTCTCGGCACAGGATTCTTCCAAGCTCAGCAATGAATGGATGGGGCAGATCGCTCGTGAATACATGGAGAAGATGGGAATAAAAGATACGCAGTACATTATCCGTCGCCATTTCGATAAGGAGCATCCACACGTTCATATCGCTTTTAATCGCATAGATAACAATGGGAAGACCATTTCTGACCGTAACGACAGATTCAAAAGTGAGAAGATTTGTAAGGAACTGACCGCGAAACACGGTTTATATTTCGCGGATGGCAAGGAAAAAGTCAAGGAACATCGCTTGAAAGAACCCGACAAGACCAAATATGAAATCTATCAGGCATTGAAAGCAGAAATAGCTCGGTGCAGGGATTGGAAAGCCTTACTTGCTCATTTGAAAAAGCAGGATATTGGTGTCCGTTTCAAGTACAAAGGTAACTCACAGGAAGTACAGGGGATCATCTTTGAAAAGAACGGTTATCATTTCAATGGTTCTAAAGTGGATAGGAATTTCAGCTATTCTAAAATAGACTTTGCCCTGCAACAGAATAACAGGGAACACGAACAGCAGACACAAGGAATGATAAACCTCATATCCAATGTTGCAAGTGTTACGAGCGAAATTACCAACAACCTCATAGAAGGAGGATTGGATTTGTTTCAAACTCATGGTACTGTCCCTGCGGAGGTTTACAACACACTCGACAAAAAGAAGAAAAAGAAAAAACGTAAAATACATTTATAA
- a CDS encoding AAA family ATPase: MKDLNLQPNKSSWASKRLDEKSVRLLRKILEDKRVDTSNIKEGGTEANTDGYISILDGNDTIVAKVTVQIKHYNNNAIREKGVCYDIPRSLLAYAHRMKGEVVLFITCDTNNDIVYWKYIDRVFVESQIANSENIQQTYRYYFKDNENLTENNVDSVIDLWETLYHEQMLSLKDEKSKLLDFLDVNLKSFERITTTFYGLKESHIARKETDQLFDWIQGDLTSKDCQLKLLVGNAGVGKTVIIKDLLDKLTASGIKCLTIKADYYNITENETSDFSLERLHASLDLLVSEHKRVVFIIDQIDALSQYLSNDRDKLNILLNVIAAWEKEYSKDIRIIVSCRKYDLEYDPSLSQLKEHSTAIEVNRLDDKDVEYVINRLDSGLYCKLTSQTITILKTAQYLDVFCRLYGSGNVREYNYQNYMELYDGLWLSLINYASKHTSCSNLEDVMFEIAKSVQGAETLTPTWLITAGNNNATRYLASECIVKYDNKRISFFHQSFYDYVLARYYASKNKSLITELKSQFQGLEVRSSIKIFLDFERGHSDSLYKKDIYTIIFSNDIRLHLKQLALSILSYSDAVYKFEIDIIKKLPKLNHQLFIYFLSTTANPFWFPTIKDLIQPLVADLTTENDYFDPLRILFSNYASKFPDDVYDMVDTIKDSPTKENITMWILRNHNDYSNKKVRESYINLKVKPNFDLASCVIDAIDTNLNFALEETKELLINYFVNNNKHKSHYDYELFEQICNRLYKEYPKEFLMITYDCFLQIVSKTRKQSYQWYSINEIFSNYMSDYAEKFFEWLGNLLTQYIGEQDFGTSMVQKLLSLEDESAFILSFKVIAAKPTLFDTYIKNLISNNEELDKFIEFGDVRYYFLEALSKLYLSISHEEQVKYQETILKYRSRGDYIHNYDRRYTELVLPYLGWNKWQLLCCTVLESTLTKEAKRCKQELCRRFNGIYVNEKPNHHVTAASICGGITTQEVYNHFSPENWLSSFDKLDEHKAFRKGNFSPISLRAHAEAFTKCVENSPEKYKKFIISLHDNPNIKSMYKEAGLLGLFLGGAEKKELVPFFQRYMNIDYIKIMHILLNNLPRTIQRKKIV; encoded by the coding sequence ATGAAAGATCTGAATTTACAGCCCAATAAATCATCTTGGGCTTCAAAACGTTTGGATGAAAAATCTGTTCGGCTACTACGGAAAATCTTAGAAGATAAAAGGGTTGACACTTCTAACATTAAAGAAGGTGGAACAGAAGCAAATACAGATGGGTATATTAGCATTTTGGATGGCAATGATACAATTGTCGCAAAAGTTACTGTGCAGATAAAGCATTATAATAACAACGCTATCAGGGAGAAGGGCGTCTGTTATGACATCCCGAGATCGCTTCTTGCGTATGCCCATAGAATGAAAGGAGAAGTTGTTTTGTTTATCACTTGTGATACTAACAACGATATCGTTTATTGGAAGTATATTGACAGAGTTTTTGTTGAGAGTCAAATTGCTAACTCGGAAAATATTCAACAGACTTACAGGTATTATTTTAAAGACAACGAAAATCTTACAGAAAATAATGTTGACTCGGTCATTGATTTATGGGAAACATTATACCATGAGCAAATGTTATCATTAAAAGATGAGAAGTCAAAACTATTAGATTTTTTAGATGTAAACCTGAAATCTTTTGAAAGAATAACAACTACATTTTATGGATTAAAAGAATCTCATATAGCTAGAAAAGAAACAGATCAATTATTTGATTGGATACAAGGCGATTTGACATCTAAAGATTGTCAATTAAAACTTCTGGTTGGAAATGCAGGAGTCGGGAAAACTGTTATCATTAAGGATTTACTGGATAAACTTACTGCATCAGGAATTAAGTGTCTGACGATTAAGGCAGATTATTACAACATTACAGAAAATGAAACTTCTGATTTTTCTTTGGAGAGATTACACGCTTCACTGGATTTATTAGTATCTGAGCATAAGAGAGTTGTTTTTATTATAGACCAAATAGATGCATTATCCCAATATTTATCTAACGATAGAGATAAGCTAAATATACTCTTGAATGTAATTGCTGCATGGGAAAAGGAGTATAGCAAAGACATAAGAATAATAGTGTCTTGTAGGAAGTATGATTTAGAATATGACCCATCATTAAGTCAATTAAAAGAGCATAGCACTGCTATTGAGGTGAATAGATTGGATGATAAGGATGTTGAGTATGTTATTAACAGATTAGATTCTGGTCTTTATTGTAAATTAACATCCCAAACAATTACGATACTAAAAACTGCCCAATATCTAGATGTCTTTTGTAGGTTATATGGCTCTGGCAATGTTAGAGAATACAATTATCAAAACTATATGGAGTTATATGATGGCTTGTGGTTGTCATTGATAAATTATGCAAGCAAACATACGTCTTGTAGTAATTTGGAAGATGTCATGTTTGAAATTGCAAAGTCTGTTCAAGGAGCGGAAACTTTAACTCCAACATGGTTAATAACGGCTGGAAACAATAATGCGACAAGGTATTTAGCAAGCGAGTGCATCGTAAAATATGACAATAAAAGAATCTCGTTCTTTCATCAAAGTTTTTACGATTATGTACTTGCAAGGTATTATGCATCAAAGAACAAGTCTCTTATTACTGAATTGAAAAGTCAATTTCAAGGGTTAGAAGTACGTTCCTCAATTAAAATTTTCTTAGATTTTGAAAGGGGACATTCTGATTCATTGTATAAGAAGGATATTTATACAATAATATTTTCTAATGATATTCGTTTGCATCTGAAACAACTGGCTCTTTCTATACTCTCATATAGTGATGCTGTATATAAGTTCGAGATTGATATCATTAAGAAGTTGCCCAAACTCAACCATCAATTATTTATTTATTTCCTTTCGACAACAGCAAATCCTTTTTGGTTCCCGACAATAAAGGACTTGATACAACCTTTAGTGGCTGACCTTACCACCGAAAACGATTATTTTGATCCTCTGCGAATTTTGTTTTCGAATTATGCCTCGAAATTTCCCGACGACGTTTATGACATGGTAGATACAATAAAGGACAGTCCTACTAAAGAGAATATAACGATGTGGATATTACGAAATCATAATGATTATTCCAATAAGAAAGTAAGAGAAAGTTACATTAACTTAAAAGTAAAACCCAATTTCGATTTGGCAAGTTGTGTCATAGATGCAATTGATACCAATCTGAATTTTGCTTTGGAAGAGACGAAGGAACTTCTCATTAACTACTTTGTTAATAACAATAAGCATAAGTCGCATTACGATTACGAGTTGTTTGAACAGATATGTAATAGGCTCTATAAGGAGTACCCAAAAGAGTTTTTAATGATAACATACGACTGCTTTTTGCAGATAGTTTCCAAGACAAGAAAGCAAAGCTATCAGTGGTATTCGATAAATGAGATTTTTAGTAACTATATGTCTGACTATGCAGAAAAGTTTTTTGAATGGTTAGGAAATCTCCTTACACAATATATTGGGGAACAAGATTTTGGCACCTCTATGGTGCAAAAATTATTGTCCCTTGAAGATGAATCTGCATTTATTTTATCTTTCAAGGTAATTGCAGCAAAACCAACTCTATTTGACACATATATCAAGAATTTAATTTCAAATAATGAAGAATTAGATAAGTTCATCGAATTTGGTGACGTTAGGTATTATTTCTTAGAAGCTCTATCTAAATTGTACCTGTCAATATCACATGAAGAACAAGTAAAGTATCAAGAGACTATTTTGAAATATCGGTCAAGAGGAGACTATATACATAACTATGATAGAAGATACACTGAACTTGTGCTACCTTATCTTGGTTGGAATAAGTGGCAGTTGCTATGTTGTACCGTTTTAGAATCTACATTGACAAAAGAAGCTAAGCGATGTAAGCAAGAACTTTGTCGGCGTTTCAATGGTATATATGTAAATGAGAAACCTAACCACCATGTAACAGCTGCATCCATTTGTGGAGGTATAACAACGCAAGAAGTTTATAATCATTTCTCTCCCGAGAATTGGCTATCCTCTTTTGATAAATTAGATGAGCACAAGGCTTTCCGCAAAGGAAATTTTTCGCCAATTAGTCTAAGAGCACATGCAGAAGCATTTACTAAATGTGTAGAGAATTCTCCAGAAAAGTATAAGAAATTTATCATCTCTTTACATGACAATCCAAACATCAAATCCATGTACAAAGAAGCAGGATTATTAGGATTATTTTTAGGTGGGGCTGAGAAAAAAGAGTTAGTCCCGTTCTTCCAAAGATATATGAATATAGACTATATAAAAATAATGCATATACTTTTGAACAACTTGCCACGAACTATACAAAGGAAGAAAATTGTGTGA
- a CDS encoding plasmid mobilization protein, with protein MIKTEYKKGGRPTKGAAEKKKYRIMVKLNTQDYYTLKGKAKSAGVTMSEFVRKVLAKGYVIERLTVEQADFIRKLCGMANNLNQLAHRANAEGSHVIAPFHKTIIGKIDEILNLIRR; from the coding sequence ATGATAAAAACAGAATATAAAAAAGGTGGTCGCCCAACGAAGGGCGCAGCCGAAAAGAAGAAATACCGTATCATGGTGAAACTGAATACGCAGGATTACTATACGCTCAAAGGCAAAGCCAAAAGCGCAGGAGTAACCATGAGTGAGTTTGTAAGGAAAGTTCTTGCAAAAGGATACGTCATTGAACGGCTGACCGTAGAGCAAGCAGACTTCATCCGTAAACTGTGTGGTATGGCAAACAATCTCAACCAATTGGCGCATCGCGCCAATGCGGAAGGATCTCATGTCATTGCTCCTTTCCATAAAACCATTATTGGTAAGATTGACGAAATCCTAAACCTGATACGAAGATGA
- a CDS encoding DUF6078 family protein, with translation MTLEEYNYLSYDYEHCAGTHCEKASQCLRHTAYTMIESGGRERYMMLNPKVVTGAQPYPYYEQKRKERFAWGISRIYDNVRASDLRGVKLNVMSCFGSEVYYKVKQQRRAITEEEQEMVCLSFAEMGYDGSAIEFDRYEEQYAAVMRLARYN, from the coding sequence ATGACCCTTGAAGAATACAACTATTTATCCTACGATTACGAACATTGTGCTGGTACTCACTGCGAGAAAGCCAGCCAGTGTTTGCGGCATACAGCCTACACGATGATTGAGTCGGGTGGTCGGGAACGGTATATGATGTTGAACCCGAAAGTGGTAACAGGTGCACAGCCATATCCGTATTATGAACAGAAGCGCAAGGAGCGTTTTGCGTGGGGCATCTCTCGAATTTATGACAACGTGCGAGCAAGTGACCTTCGTGGTGTAAAGCTCAACGTTATGTCCTGCTTCGGCTCTGAAGTTTATTACAAGGTGAAGCAGCAACGACGCGCTATCACCGAGGAAGAGCAAGAGATGGTTTGCCTTTCCTTTGCAGAAATGGGATATGACGGTAGTGCCATCGAGTTTGATCGCTATGAAGAACAATACGCTGCTGTGATGCGGCTGGCAAGATACAATTAG
- a CDS encoding Fic family protein produces the protein MTDFEKYIRQSEPHKREKGYAWQTAIGLQAVDGLKTSDYLRETARQHIEGDITIEEVKQLVNSYYESKSARKGGGNRTEEADKVSARITELLSEQSFTFSPLEYISIHRRLFEGIYEHAGKIRDYNITKKEWVLNGETVLYAGADSIRETLDYDFAREKEYDYKHHDIAEAVSHISKFVSDLWQIHPFGEGNTRTTAVFTIKYLRIFGFDISNETFANYSWYFRNALVRANYNNMPKGVFATTQYLEAFFRNLILGEQNELKNRLLHIEAPKHLVQSASLEVPKSHNDTLDYTLEEVALIKFVKEKPQATQKEIAVHIGKSERTVKRMTTRLSERGIIERKNGKRNGYWEIKNNKTNN, from the coding sequence ATGACCGATTTTGAAAAATATATACGACAAAGCGAGCCGCATAAACGTGAAAAAGGTTATGCGTGGCAGACGGCTATTGGCTTGCAGGCTGTTGATGGCTTGAAGACTTCTGATTATTTGCGTGAAACTGCTCGCCAGCATATTGAGGGTGACATCACGATTGAGGAGGTGAAGCAGCTCGTCAATAGCTATTATGAGTCAAAGTCAGCTCGTAAGGGGGGCGGGAATAGAACGGAAGAGGCTGATAAAGTTTCGGCTCGTATTACCGAATTGCTATCTGAACAGAGCTTTACGTTCTCGCCATTGGAATATATTTCAATTCATCGTCGTTTGTTTGAAGGCATCTATGAGCATGCAGGAAAGATAAGAGATTATAACATTACGAAAAAGGAATGGGTGTTGAATGGAGAAACGGTACTATATGCTGGTGCTGATAGTATCCGTGAAACGCTGGATTACGACTTTGCCCGTGAAAAAGAATACGATTATAAGCATCATGATATAGCAGAAGCTGTGAGCCATATCTCAAAATTTGTTTCTGACCTTTGGCAAATTCATCCGTTCGGGGAGGGCAATACTCGTACAACGGCAGTTTTTACCATTAAGTATCTGCGTATATTTGGTTTCGACATCAGTAACGAAACCTTTGCTAACTATTCGTGGTATTTTCGTAACGCACTGGTTCGAGCCAACTATAACAATATGCCTAAAGGCGTCTTTGCTACAACACAATACCTTGAAGCATTCTTTCGCAATTTGATTTTAGGTGAGCAGAATGAACTAAAGAACAGACTTCTACATATAGAAGCACCAAAGCATCTGGTTCAAAGTGCCAGTTTGGAAGTTCCAAAGAGCCATAATGACACTTTGGATTACACTTTGGAAGAAGTAGCACTTATAAAGTTTGTCAAGGAGAAACCACAAGCAACGCAAAAGGAAATTGCTGTGCATATAGGTAAGTCTGAGCGAACCGTAAAACGTATGACAACGCGTTTGTCAGAACGTGGCATTATTGAACGCAAAAATGGTAAGCGCAATGGCTATTGGGAGATAAAAAATAATAAAACGAACAACTAA